The genomic segment GGTGAGGTCTTCCTCATGGGCATGACAGCATCCCTCATAATAATCTCCGTCATAATAGCCGCGGCGGAACTCAACAGGATTGATATGAAGAGGGAAACCTACAGGAGGGACCTCAGGAGGACCCAGCGCTTCTTCAGGGATGTCCTTGAGAACCTGGCAGAGGCGGTTGCAGTGGTGGATGCAGAGGGGAATACCATATACCAGAACGAGGCAATGAAGAGGCTTGGTGATGTGGAGCTTCCTGAGTACAGCGGCGAAAGGAGGCCGGTGATCATTGACAGGGTGGAAATCAGGGGGAGGCACTACACAGGCTGGATGGTCCCGAGGTTTCAGGGCGGTGAATATGCTGGGTTTATAGTCTCACTTACAGACATAACCGACCTCATACTGGCCAAGAGGTCCCTTGAGGATACACTCATGGAGAGGGATGCACTCCTAAGTGAGGTGCACCACAGGGTCAAGAACAACCTCCAGATCATAATAAGCCTCCTGAACATCCAGGCCATGAATGCAGATGAGGATACCCGCCAGGTCCTCCTCGATGCCCAGAGCAGGGTGAGGGCAATGGCAATCATACATGAGACCCTCTATGACAGCGGTGATTTCTCAGGTGTTCTCATGACTTCATTCATAACGAGGTTGATTGAGAGGCTGATAAGCGCCCACTCAGTTTATGGTGTGGACTTTGAGGTGGATGCTGATGTGAGGCTGAACCTGGAGACCGCAATACCACTGGGTCTATTCATCAATGAGGCCGTCACCAACTCCATAAGGCACGCCTTCCCTGATGGGAGGGGCATGATCCGTGTAGGGGTGGAGCCGGGTGATTTGATGCACCTCACAGTTGAGGATGATGGCCGGGGTATTGGTGAGGTCCCTGAGGGTACAGTGGGTTTATCCCTTATGAGGGCCCTTGCCGATCAGCTTGAGGGTGAATTTGAGATAATCTCTGATGATGGTACAACTGTATCCCTGAGGTTCAGGGAACTTGAATATGTTCGTAGAATCTAGCTTTGAGGTAGGAACTGTTGGTAGAGATAATGTAGCTGATAAAAAAAAGTTAAAAAATTGGTTCTTTAGAATGGTAGTCCTGCATAGTAGCCCTTTATGGTTGCAGTCTTCCAGTTTTTTATGACTCCAAGGGAGTTCATGTTGCTTGATGCGTCGGCGTTTACCCACTTTCCGTTCACGTATAACTGGGCCCAGACATGGCCGTAGGTGTTACCTGAGAGGAATGTGCACTTGGCATGGACATATCTGGCCTGTATACCCGCAGCCCTTGAGAGGGCCACAAGGAGGTGTGTTATGTCCACGCAGTTCCCGGTTCTGGTTTTCAGCGTGCCGGTGGCACCGTACCTTGTGTTGTAGTAGAAGCTGTAGTCTATATGGTCACGCACCCAG from the Methanothermobacter sp. K4 genome contains:
- a CDS encoding sensor histidine kinase; this translates as MEWSDSVLFARRISVSASATVIVISSLILGGWATGNQHLMGTVLGSPPTQPVTAALFIPLAASLIALSRGFRLPAILTGTFLMVFYILTLSGYIQGAEYGYNSRIITVALFLIYAVVLLLFSASRFSAAQIITFPAGVISYCVLVGYAAGLGVYGEYFLMALYTAVLHILIAVSILSLYPERGVMAPIHESFVGGHIVRLILPMMIASITVLGLVTLKIRDYVFPGFGEVFLMGMTASLIIISVIIAAAELNRIDMKRETYRRDLRRTQRFFRDVLENLAEAVAVVDAEGNTIYQNEAMKRLGDVELPEYSGERRPVIIDRVEIRGRHYTGWMVPRFQGGEYAGFIVSLTDITDLILAKRSLEDTLMERDALLSEVHHRVKNNLQIIISLLNIQAMNADEDTRQVLLDAQSRVRAMAIIHETLYDSGDFSGVLMTSFITRLIERLISAHSVYGVDFEVDADVRLNLETAIPLGLFINEAVTNSIRHAFPDGRGMIRVGVEPGDLMHLTVEDDGRGIGEVPEGTVGLSLMRALADQLEGEFEIISDDGTTVSLRFRELEYVRRI
- a CDS encoding transglutaminase family protein; translation: PDNVAIDSSIFRGKYLASSANCPVYNPEIRSLAASITKGLSTTLQKATAIFNWVRDHIDYSFYYNTRYGATGTLKTRTGNCVDITHLLVALSRAAGIQARYVHAKCTFLSGNTYGHVWAQLYVNGKWVNADASSNMNSLGVIKNWKTATIKGYYAGLPF